A window from Branchiostoma lanceolatum isolate klBraLanc5 chromosome 9, klBraLanc5.hap2, whole genome shotgun sequence encodes these proteins:
- the LOC136441226 gene encoding L-ectoine synthase-like, with amino-acid sequence MIVRHTAEEPLNAVPQIPTVKGKEVVAPSDGMGYSAYEVVLGSDGNDVLEYGGSGSTSNHMYYCMEGSGKCVLANGKEISVPSDFFMGFSSAVKCKITASESMRLFCVFCEDDDPSEDRVVVKSLSEVIGTDRDVDWGSGFSRRFLLRDDKFRVSVTLTSVFTRPETVKGVPMWYKHHKETAYYINGNMTYQWEEGKQEASFRPGGTAFMMNKNDPHRALPKEGESLKLCVFYPALVGNEKHSFDAGYSVFPAPE; translated from the exons ATGATTGTCCGCCACACCGCAGAAGAACCCCTGAACGCCGTCCCACAAATCCCGACTGTTAAGGGGAAGGAGGTCGTCGCTCCCAGTGATGGTATGGGTTACTCCGCGTACGAGGTCGTGCTCGGCAGCGATGGTAACGATGTGTTGGAGTACGGAGGATCAGGCTCCACCAGTAACCACATGTACTACTGCATGGAGGGAAGCGGGAAGTGCGTCCTTGCCAACGGAAAGGAAATCTCGGTCCCCTCGGACTTTTTCATGGGGTTTTCTTCTGCTGTCAAGTGTAAG ATTACAGCTTCAGAAAGCATGCGTCTTTTCTGTGTGTTCTGCGAAGATGACGACCCCTCCGAAGACCGCGTTGTCGTCAAGTCACTGTCGGAGGTGATCGGGACTGATCGGGATGTGGATTGGGGAAGTGGCTTCAGCCGAag GTTCCTGCTGAGGGATGACAAGTTCCGAGTCTCCGTGACCTTGACCTCCGTCTTCACCCGCCCAGAGACTGTGAAGGGGGTCCCGATGTGGTATAAGCACCACAAGGAGACTGCCTACTACATTAATG GCAACATGACGTACCAATGGGAGGAGGGGAAGCAGGAGGCGTCATTCCGGCCTGGCGGGACGGCGTTCATGATGAACAAGAACGACCCTCATCGAGCCCTGCCGAAGGAGGGAGAGTCCCTGAAGCTGTGCGTGTTCTACCCTGCTCTGGTGGGCAACGAGAAGCACAGCTTTGACGCAGGGTACTCTGTGTTCCCGGCACCTGAGTAA